In Saprospiraceae bacterium, a genomic segment contains:
- a CDS encoding C40 family peptidase has protein sequence MNIILILRHTYPGLKGCLALVVCLCISCSAPKVVVGDQKLNENDPWKMRESILSNGMQLLGTPYKRAGKNTDGFDCSGLVQFLFSKTGLSIGPSSRDQINKGTEIDLDAAKPGDLIFFGTKNQVSHVGLICSNKKNELYIIHSTSSKGVIHENILASDYWLRKILRINQFESYLPENLLTQH, from the coding sequence ATGAATATTATCCTTATTTTACGACATACATATCCTGGCCTTAAAGGCTGCTTGGCTTTGGTGGTTTGTCTCTGTATTTCATGTTCCGCGCCCAAAGTAGTCGTTGGCGATCAAAAACTAAACGAAAATGATCCCTGGAAAATGAGAGAAAGCATTCTATCGAATGGAATGCAATTGTTAGGGACGCCCTATAAACGTGCTGGAAAAAATACAGATGGTTTCGATTGCAGCGGTTTGGTACAATTTCTCTTTTCAAAAACCGGATTAAGCATAGGACCCAGCTCACGAGACCAAATAAACAAGGGAACGGAAATTGATCTCGATGCTGCCAAGCCCGGGGATCTCATATTTTTTGGTACTAAGAATCAAGTGAGCCATGTCGGACTGATCTGTAGCAATAAAAAAAATGAATTATACATTATACATAGTACTTCGTCTAAAGGAGTAATTCATGAAAACATCCTAGCATCTGACTATTGGCTGCGCAAAATTTTACGCATCAATCAGTTTGAATCCTATCTTCCTGAAAACTTGTTAACTCAGCATTAA